One Anas platyrhynchos isolate ZD024472 breed Pekin duck chromosome 2, IASCAAS_PekinDuck_T2T, whole genome shotgun sequence DNA segment encodes these proteins:
- the COLEC10 gene encoding collectin-10 isoform X2 translates to MSCKKEQQLRKCGTLVVLFIFQVQIFGFDVDNRPTTDICSTHTILPGPKGDEGEKGDRGEVGKQGKVGPKGPKGNKGTVGDVGDQGMLGKIGPIGGKGDKGAKGLIGVSGKKGKAGTVCDCGRYRRVVGQLNINVARLNTSIKFVKNVIAGIRETDEKFYYIVKEEKNYREALMHCRDRGGTLAMPKDEATNALLADYISTSGLFRAFIGMNDMEKEGQFVYADSSPLQNYSNWKDGEPHDSTGSQDCVEMLSTGEWNDSECQVTIYFICEFLKKRK, encoded by the exons ATGAGCTGCAAGAAAGAACAACAGCTAAGGAAATGCGGGACCCTAGTAGTGCTTTTCATCTTCCAAGTTcagatttttggttttgatgttGACAATCGACCTACAACAGATATCTGCTCGACACACACAATTTTACCTGGACCAAAAG GGGATGAAGGTGAAAAAGGAGATAGAGGAGAAGTGGGCAAACAAGGAAAAGTTGGACCAAAAGGACCTAAAG GAAACAAAGGAACTGTGGGGGATGTCGGTGACCAGGGAATGCTTGGGAAAATCGGTCCTATTGGTGGAAAGG GTGACAAAGGAGCCAAAGGCTTAATTGGGGTGtctggaaaaaagggaaaagcag GCACAGTCTGTGACTGTGGAAGATACCGCAGAGTTGTTGGACAACTGAATATCAACGTTGCTCGGCTTAACACATCCATCAAGTTTGTAAAGAATG tTATAGCAGGCATCAGGGAGACAGATGAGAAATTCTACTACATTGTCAAAGAAGAGAAGAATTACAGAGAAGCCCTGATGCACTGCAGGGACAGAGGAGGAACACTTGCCATGCCTAAGGATGAGGCAACCAACGCGCTGCTTGCTGACTACATCTCCACGAGCGGCCTCTTCCGAGCCTTCATTGGGATGAACGACATGGAAAAAGAAGGGCAGTTTGTGTATGCAGACAGCAGCCCGCTGCAGAACTACAGTAACTGGAAGGACGGGGAGCCTCATGACTCCACTGGCAGCCAGGACTGTGTGGAAATGCTCAGCACAGGAGAGTGGAATGACTCTGAGTGCCAAGTCACCATCTACTTCATCTGTGAATTCctcaagaagagaaaataa
- the COLEC10 gene encoding collectin-10 isoform X1, with the protein MSCKKEQQLRKCGTLVVLFIFQVQIFGFDVDNRPTTDICSTHTILPGPKGDEGEKGDRGEVGKQGKVGPKGPKGNKGTVGDVGDQGMLGKIGPIGGKGDKGAKGLIGVSGKKGKADKSSVLCIASGTVCDCGRYRRVVGQLNINVARLNTSIKFVKNVIAGIRETDEKFYYIVKEEKNYREALMHCRDRGGTLAMPKDEATNALLADYISTSGLFRAFIGMNDMEKEGQFVYADSSPLQNYSNWKDGEPHDSTGSQDCVEMLSTGEWNDSECQVTIYFICEFLKKRK; encoded by the exons ATGAGCTGCAAGAAAGAACAACAGCTAAGGAAATGCGGGACCCTAGTAGTGCTTTTCATCTTCCAAGTTcagatttttggttttgatgttGACAATCGACCTACAACAGATATCTGCTCGACACACACAATTTTACCTGGACCAAAAG GGGATGAAGGTGAAAAAGGAGATAGAGGAGAAGTGGGCAAACAAGGAAAAGTTGGACCAAAAGGACCTAAAG GAAACAAAGGAACTGTGGGGGATGTCGGTGACCAGGGAATGCTTGGGAAAATCGGTCCTATTGGTGGAAAGG GTGACAAAGGAGCCAAAGGCTTAATTGGGGTGtctggaaaaaagggaaaagcag ATAAATCCTCTGTCCTTTGCATTGCATCAGGCACAGTCTGTGACTGTGGAAGATACCGCAGAGTTGTTGGACAACTGAATATCAACGTTGCTCGGCTTAACACATCCATCAAGTTTGTAAAGAATG tTATAGCAGGCATCAGGGAGACAGATGAGAAATTCTACTACATTGTCAAAGAAGAGAAGAATTACAGAGAAGCCCTGATGCACTGCAGGGACAGAGGAGGAACACTTGCCATGCCTAAGGATGAGGCAACCAACGCGCTGCTTGCTGACTACATCTCCACGAGCGGCCTCTTCCGAGCCTTCATTGGGATGAACGACATGGAAAAAGAAGGGCAGTTTGTGTATGCAGACAGCAGCCCGCTGCAGAACTACAGTAACTGGAAGGACGGGGAGCCTCATGACTCCACTGGCAGCCAGGACTGTGTGGAAATGCTCAGCACAGGAGAGTGGAATGACTCTGAGTGCCAAGTCACCATCTACTTCATCTGTGAATTCctcaagaagagaaaataa